Part of the Sphingopyxis sp. 113P3 genome, TTGCGGCGACAGGAACGCGCTGGCAGGTGGGCCCGGGCGAAGGCGCGGCACGGCCGAGTCTCGGAGATGTCGAGCAGGCGAAGATCGCGGATAATGAAGCGCGCATCCGCGAACTGCCCGTGGTGAAGGCCGCCCTGGCGGCTTTTCCCGACGCAAGGCTTGAACCGCCCGAAGACAATCGCCATAGGTCGAGCCCATGAAGTCGATCGAAGAAATGATGAAGGCGGCGCAGGAAGCCGCCGCTACGGTGCAGGCGCAGATGCAGGAGGCGCAGGCGAAGCTCGATAGCGTCGAAGTCGAAGGCGTCTCGGGCGGGGGTCTTGTACGGATCCTCGCGAGCGCCAAAGGCCGCATCAAGTCGATCCGTATCGACGATAGCCTGATGGTCCCTTCCGAAAAGCAGATGCTGGAGGACCTGCTCGCCGCTGCGTTCAATGACGCGCGCGAAAAGGCCGACCAGGCAAGCAACGAGGAAATGGGCAAGATGACCAGTGGCTTGCCGCTCCCGCCCGGGTTCAAGCTGCCGTTCTGAAGTCGTGAGCGTTGGTAGCGCCAATCCGACCGGCAGGCTGGCTGCTCGGGCGAGGGGTGAGCGAACCCCTGTTCAGCCTGGCGTCATTGAACCTGAAGCAAGTTACGCCATATTAGGGCGGATAATCTTACAAACGGACGGCATGCCGGTTCGCGCCGCCGCCCAGGAGCCACAATGACGCAATCTTTCCCCCTGTTGCCACTGCGTGACATCGTCGTTTTTCCGCACATGATCGTGCCGCTGTTCGTGGGCCGCGACCGCTCGGTCGCAGCGCTCGAAGTGGCGATGGAAGCCGACAAGGAAATCTTCCTCGTTGCTCAGCTTGATCCCGGCGAAGACGACCCGCAGCGCGACGATTTGTACGACGTCGGGGTGATCGCGACCGTCCTGCAGCTCTTGAAGCTGCCCGACGGCACTGTGCGCGTGCTTGTCGAAGGCAAGGAGCGCGCGAAACTCGCCTCGCTTTCTGCCGAAGACAAAGCGGTAATGGCGCACGTGACGCCGATT contains:
- a CDS encoding YbaB/EbfC family nucleoid-associated protein; its protein translation is MKSIEEMMKAAQEAAATVQAQMQEAQAKLDSVEVEGVSGGGLVRILASAKGRIKSIRIDDSLMVPSEKQMLEDLLAAAFNDAREKADQASNEEMGKMTSGLPLPPGFKLPF